TGCCTCGACGAGCCGGCCGCCGGCCTCAACCCGCGCGAGAGCCTCGAACTCAACAACCTGCTGCTCTCGATCCGCAAGGACCTCGGGACGGCGCTGCTGCTGATCGAGCACGACATGTCGGTGGTGATGGAGATCTCCGACCACGTCGTGGTGCTCGACTACGGCACCAAGATCGCCGACGGCACACCCGCCGAAGTACAGGCAGACCCGAAGGTCATCGCCGCCTATCTCGGCGTCGACGACGAAGAGGTCGAAGTGGTGGAAGCGGAGGTCGGCATCTCGTGACTGTGGCCCAGCCTCTCCTCGCCGTCCGCGGCGTCAAGACCTATTACGGCAAGATCATCGCGCTGAAGGGCGTCGACATCGACGTCAACGCCGGCGAGATCGTTACCATGATCGGCGCCAACGGTGCCGGCAAATCCACCCTGATGATGACGATCTTCGGCAGCCCGCAGGCGCGCGAAGGCTCGATCACCTATGAGGGCCGCGACATCACCAGGATGCCGAGCCACGAGATCGCGCGTCTGGGAATAGCGCAGTCCCCCGAGGGACGGCGCATCTTCCCGCGCATGACGGTGTTCGAGAATTTGCAGATGGGCGCCGCCGTCCGCAACTTCGCGCATTTCGACGAGGATCTCGAGAAGATCTGCGTGCTCTTCCCGCGCATCAAGGAGCGGCTGCAGCAGCGCGGCGGCACGCTCTCGGGCGGCGAGCAGCAGATGGTCGCGATCGCGCGCGCGCTGATGGCGCGCCCGAAGCTGCTCCTGCTCGACGAGCCTTCGCTCGGCCTCGCCCCGCTGATCGTGAAGCAGATCTTCGAGGCGATCCGCGAGCTCAACAAGACGCAGGGGCTGACCGTCTTCCTCGTCGAGCAGAACGCCTTCCACGCGCTGAAGCTCGCCCATCGCGGCTACGTCATGGTCAACGGCGTCATCACCATGAGCGGCTCGGGCAAGGAACTCCTCGCCAACCCGCAGGTGCGCGCCGCCTATCTTGAAGGCGGCCGGCATTGAGCCCCGGCGGCCGGACGATGCGCCGGCCGCTGCAACTTTTTGATGAGAGACGGCTGCACGCCACCCATGCC
Above is a genomic segment from Bosea sp. NBC_00550 containing:
- a CDS encoding ABC transporter ATP-binding protein; amino-acid sequence: MTVAQPLLAVRGVKTYYGKIIALKGVDIDVNAGEIVTMIGANGAGKSTLMMTIFGSPQAREGSITYEGRDITRMPSHEIARLGIAQSPEGRRIFPRMTVFENLQMGAAVRNFAHFDEDLEKICVLFPRIKERLQQRGGTLSGGEQQMVAIARALMARPKLLLLDEPSLGLAPLIVKQIFEAIRELNKTQGLTVFLVEQNAFHALKLAHRGYVMVNGVITMSGSGKELLANPQVRAAYLEGGRH